A window from Pangasianodon hypophthalmus isolate fPanHyp1 chromosome 16, fPanHyp1.pri, whole genome shotgun sequence encodes these proteins:
- the LOC113530362 gene encoding F-box only protein 6: MTSELSKLRRIVQSAWKPVCPDLPLTVVEEILLNLPGKQVICVCRLVCNAWKSVVDSTAFWRERCRREGLKPPITYKVPKDWQTFYVLCNKRRNLLKNPNANESFTGWKILENGGDRWIVDNVFAAHPDDTVTKCFVTSYGRCIKSQLINLEKEGYSPVFMDQIQPNIVISDWYAPRWDCGSVYEIRVELLNHRKKTIQFFQPEPVTFLQWNDQQWNWMTHTFKDYGPGVRFILFKHGGKDTQYWAGHYGIRVTNSSVEILPSAEE; encoded by the exons ATGACTTCTGAGCTGTCAAAACTGAGAAGAATTGTTCAATCAGCATGGAAGCCAGTT TGCCCAGATCTTCCTCTTACTGTTGTTGAGGAAATTCTTCTAAACCTACCTGGCAAGCAAGTGATTTGTGTGTGCCGCCTGGTGTGTAATGCGTGGAAGTCGGTGGTGGACAGCACTGCGTTTTGGAGAGAGCGATGCCGTAGGGAAGGACTCAAGCCTCCCATTACCTACAAAGTCCCAAAAGATTGGCAGACCTTCTATGTTCTATGTAACAAGCGCCGGAATCTGTTGAAGAACCCCAATGCAAATG AGAGTTTCACTGGCTGGAAAATCTTAGAAAATGGAGGTGATCGATGGATTGTAGACAATGTGTTCGCAGCTCATCCAGATGACACTGTAACAAAATGCTTTGTTACCTCTTATGG GCGATGCATAAAGAGCCAGCTGATCAACCTTGAGAAAGAAGGTTACAGTCCTGTATTTATGGATCAAATACAGCCCAACATCGTCATATCAGACTG GTATGCTCCACGGTGGGACTGTGGCAGTGTATATGAAATTCGTGTTGAGTTACTCAATCACAGGAAGAAGACAATCCAGTTCTTTCAGCCTGAGCCAGTGACATTTTTACAATGGAATGATCAGCAATGGAACTGG atgaCTCATACCTTTAAGGACTATGGACCTGGTGTTCGTTTTATCCTTTTCAAGCATGGAGGGAAGGACACGCAGTACTGGGCCGGACACTATGGAATACGGGTTACTAACAGTAGTGTGGAAATCCTCCCATCAGCTGAAGAATAG